A genomic segment from Castor canadensis chromosome 1, mCasCan1.hap1v2, whole genome shotgun sequence encodes:
- the Crebzf gene encoding CREB/ATF bZIP transcription factor isoform X2: protein MRHSLTQLLAASGRDSPARSDSPAPAATCSLPRDLPRAAAGEETAAAASPGRQQPLGDEGKGEAGRGSGGGGGGGGGGGGGGVAARAPSPEEMEEEAMGSVRGEEAEDMDFLSGLELADLLDPRQPDWHLDPGHSSPGPLSSSGGGSESGGLWRGDDDDEAAAAEMQRFSDLLQRLLNGIGGCSGSSDSGGGEKRRRKSPGGGGGGGGGGGGSGDSSQAATKSPRKAAAAAARLNRLKKKEYVMGLESRVRGLAAENQELRAENRELGKRVQALQEESRYLRAVLANETGLARLLSRLSGVGLRLTTSLFRDAPAGDHDYALPVGKQPPEPREEDDAAGGVCLHVDKDKVSVEFCSACARKASSSLKM, encoded by the coding sequence ATGAGGCATAGCCTGACCCAGCTGCTGGCAGCCTCGGGCCGCGACTCCCCAGCCCGTAGCGACAGCCCGGCGCCGGCCGCGACCTGCTCGCTGCCCCGAGACCTACCCCGGGCGGCCGCGGGGGAGGAGACGGCGGCGGCCGCCTCGCCTGGCCGCCAGCAGCCGCTCGGCGACGAGGGCAAAGGGGAGGCGGGGAGAgggagcggcggcggcggcggcggcggcggcggcggcggcggcggcggcgtggCCGCGCGCGCGCCCTCGCCcgaagagatggaggaggaggcgATGGGCAGCGTCCGCGGGGAGGAGGCGGAGGACATGGACTTTCTGTCCGGGCTGGAACTGGCGGATCTGCTGGACCCCCGGCAGCCGGACTGGCACCTGGATCCCGGGCACAGCTCGCCCGGGCCTCTCTCCTCGTCGGGCGGAGGCTCGGAGAGTGGCGGCCTGTGGCGAGGGGACGACGACGACGAGGCCGCGGCTGCTGAGATGCAGCGCTTTTCCGACCTGCTGCAGAGGCTGCTCAACGGGATCGGAGGCTGCAGCGGCAGCAGTGACAGTGGCGGCGGGGAAAAGAGGCGGAGAAAGTCCCccggaggaggagggggagggggaggcggcGGTGGAGGCAGCGGCGACAGCAGCCAGGCGGCGACCAAGAGTCCCCGGAAGGCGGCGGCGGCCGCGGCCCGGCTGAACCGGCTGAAGAAGAAGGAGTACGTGATGGGGCTGGAGAGTCGCGTGCGGGGTCTGGCAGCCGAGAACCAGGAGCTGCGGGCCGAGAACCGGGAGCTGGGCAAACGCGTGCAAGCGCTGCAGGAGGAGAGTCGCTACCTGCGGGCCGTCCTGGCCAACGAGACTGGGCTGGCCCGCCTGCTGAGCCGGCTGAGCGGCGTGGGACTGCGGCTCACCACCTCGCTCTTCAGGGACGCGCCCGCTGGGGACCACGACTACGCCCTGCCCGTGGGGAAGCAGCCGCCGGAGCCGCGGGAAGAGGACGACGCGGCCGGAGGAGTGTGTCTGCATGTGGACAAGGATAAGGTGTCGGTGGAGTTCTGCTCGGCGTGCGCTCGGAAGGCGTCGTCGTCTCTTAAAATGTAG
- the Crebzf gene encoding CREB/ATF bZIP transcription factor isoform X1, whose protein sequence is MRHSLTQLLAASGRDSPARSDSPAPAATCSLPRDLPRAAAGEETAAAASPGRQQPLGDEGKGEAGRGSGGGGGGGGGGGGGGVAARAPSPEEMEEEAMGSVRGEEAEDMDFLSGLELADLLDPRQPDWHLDPGHSSPGPLSSSGGGSESGGLWRGDDDDEAAAAEMQRFSDLLQRLLNGIGGCSGSSDSGGGEKRRRKSPGGGGGGGGGGGGSGDSSQAATKSPRKAAAAAARLNRLKKKEYVMGLESRVRGLAAENQELRAENRELGKRVQALQEESRYLRAVLANETGLARLLSRLSGVGLRLTTSLFRDAPAGDHDYALPVGKQPPEPREEDDAAGGVCLHVDKDKVSVEFCSACARKASSSLKIFFFR, encoded by the exons ATGAGGCATAGCCTGACCCAGCTGCTGGCAGCCTCGGGCCGCGACTCCCCAGCCCGTAGCGACAGCCCGGCGCCGGCCGCGACCTGCTCGCTGCCCCGAGACCTACCCCGGGCGGCCGCGGGGGAGGAGACGGCGGCGGCCGCCTCGCCTGGCCGCCAGCAGCCGCTCGGCGACGAGGGCAAAGGGGAGGCGGGGAGAgggagcggcggcggcggcggcggcggcggcggcggcggcggcggcggcgtggCCGCGCGCGCGCCCTCGCCcgaagagatggaggaggaggcgATGGGCAGCGTCCGCGGGGAGGAGGCGGAGGACATGGACTTTCTGTCCGGGCTGGAACTGGCGGATCTGCTGGACCCCCGGCAGCCGGACTGGCACCTGGATCCCGGGCACAGCTCGCCCGGGCCTCTCTCCTCGTCGGGCGGAGGCTCGGAGAGTGGCGGCCTGTGGCGAGGGGACGACGACGACGAGGCCGCGGCTGCTGAGATGCAGCGCTTTTCCGACCTGCTGCAGAGGCTGCTCAACGGGATCGGAGGCTGCAGCGGCAGCAGTGACAGTGGCGGCGGGGAAAAGAGGCGGAGAAAGTCCCccggaggaggagggggagggggaggcggcGGTGGAGGCAGCGGCGACAGCAGCCAGGCGGCGACCAAGAGTCCCCGGAAGGCGGCGGCGGCCGCGGCCCGGCTGAACCGGCTGAAGAAGAAGGAGTACGTGATGGGGCTGGAGAGTCGCGTGCGGGGTCTGGCAGCCGAGAACCAGGAGCTGCGGGCCGAGAACCGGGAGCTGGGCAAACGCGTGCAAGCGCTGCAGGAGGAGAGTCGCTACCTGCGGGCCGTCCTGGCCAACGAGACTGGGCTGGCCCGCCTGCTGAGCCGGCTGAGCGGCGTGGGACTGCGGCTCACCACCTCGCTCTTCAGGGACGCGCCCGCTGGGGACCACGACTACGCCCTGCCCGTGGGGAAGCAGCCGCCGGAGCCGCGGGAAGAGGACGACGCGGCCGGAGGAGTGTGTCTGCATGTGGACAAGGATAAGGTGTCGGTGGAGTTCTGCTCGGCGTGCGCTCGGAAGGCGTCGTCGTCTCTTAAAAT tttcttttttaGGTGA